The DNA window TCTTCCCGTGACCCGCAGAACGGACACTTCATGGCCTTGGTCCCAGGTCTCGCCCTCTACATCTAGTAGTGGTGCCCAGCATAGCACACTAGATATGGAATGTCAAGGTGCCTTTGCCGCGAGGAACACCATATGTCGTGGCGCCCACCTTCTCGGCGCACAAGTTGTAGTGGTCCGGGGGGCGCGCCAGGTTCCGGGGCGAGTCGCGCCGCCGGGCGCGGGCGGGGTGCGGGGAGGCCCGCGCAAAGGTCCTGAGCAAGGCATGGAGGGAGAGGCAGACCCACGGCGGGCTTCACGTCGCCATACGCTCGGGCGGCGTCGTGAGTTCTTGCTTTTTGGGTACCCGTATGTTATGATACGTCGACTGCTGACTCCCCTCGCCTCGCTCGCTCCGCTCGGCACGCCCGCCGACACGTGAGGAGTGGAAAGGATAGCGCGGATGGTATCCACCCGGACCCCAACGTGGCGATCGCTCTACTGGGTCCCCGTTGCGGCGTTCATCCTCCTCGTCGGCGCGCCGTGGGCTGGCGCGGACGCGGCGCAGGAATACCTCAAGCTCTCCACCGCCGTCAGCTCTCGCAACCTCGCAGAGACCGTCAACACGCTGGCGAGCTACGGCTCCCGCGTCGCCGGGTATCCGGGCGACGCGCGCGCGGCCGACTACGTCGAGCGGCAGTTTCGCGAGATCGGCCTCGATGGCATCCGCGTCGGGAAGTTCCCCGTGGCGGTCCCGATGGATCGTGGCGCCAGCATCACGCTCGGCGGCCAGACGCGGCGGATCTACCCGCTCTGGCCCAACCTCGTCCGCACATCCCAGCTCCCGCCTAGCGGGCTCACCGCGCCCCTGATCTACGTGCGAAACGGCGAGCTGAGCAACTTCAACGGCCAGGACGTCGAGGGCAGCATCGTCCTCGTGGACTTCAACAGCCGCGCCGAGTGGATGAACGCGCCGCGCCTGGGCGCCAGGGCCGTCGTCTTCGTCGCTCCCGAGACCACGATGCGCGGCGAGGCCGAGGCCAAGTTCATCTCGATCCCGATCTCCATCCCGCGCTTCTGGATCACGCGCGCCGACGTGGCGCCGCTCCTGGCGGCCACCTCGGGCGCGCGCGCGCCCGTCTGCACGCTTAAGTGCGATATGCCGTGGGAGACCCGCGAGAGCCGCAACATCTTCGGGTACATCCAGGGCACCGACCCGAAGATGAAGGACCAGATCGTCGTGGTTCAGGGCTACTACGACGCGATCTCGGTGGTTCCCACGCTCGCCCCCGGCGCCGACTCCGCCTGCGGTATTGCCAGCCTGCTCGAGATGGCCCGCCTCTTCAAGGCGAACCCGCCCAAGCGCACGATGTACTTCGTGGCGACGAGCGCGCACTTCCAGGCTCTCCAGGGCATCCGCGAGTTTCTCGACAAGAACATGGACGCCTGGATGCAGCCGAGCCTCGCCGAGAAGGCCGTGGCCCGGGAGAACGCCTCCCGCACCGGCATCTGGCTTGGGGCCGCCCTGCTCGTGCTGGCGCTCTGGCTGCTCTCGCGCGTCGCCCGGCCGAACCCGGAGACCGGAAAACGGATGAACGCCGGCTCCTGGGTGCTGGCCGTCTTCGTCCTGGTTGCCCTCGGCCTCAACATCGGGTTCTACGCCTCCCCGCGCGACGGTGCCCTCCGCACGCCTCCGACGATCTACCTGTGGGCGGGTCTGGACCTCAGCAGCCAGACGCGAGGCGTCGGCATCTTCTACAAGGGCTGGTTCTACGACTTCCGCGAGGACATCCAGGGCCGCTTCTCCGACATCGCCCGCGTGTGCCGCGAGAACGCCGAGAAGATCGGCAACGTCCTCGGGTTCGACTCCAAGAAGGTGTTCGCGGACGGCGTTAACCCCGTCGACGGCAAGAATTGGCGCAACCACATCCCCGGCAAGCCGGCCTTCGATTCCGAGGTCGTGACGATGGCGCAGGGGAACGGCGTGACCTTCGCCTCGATCGACGACCAGCGGGCGCTCGTCGACACGCCGTTCGACACTGCCGAGCGCGTCAACATCTCCAACCTCGCCTTCCAGACCAAGCTGCTGGCCTGCCAGATGTACCACATCGTCACGGACACGAACGAGCCCGGCGACGTCAACGCCCAGCGTATGCCGATCACCGAGCCCTCGAAGTGGTCGCGGATGGCGCTGCAGGGAGGCTTCGCCACGCTGCATGGGCGCGTCACCATCTTCAACCCTAAGAAGAGCTTCATCGCCTACGCGGACCCCATGCTGCGCAACTCCATCGCCGTCGTGCGCAACCGAACCAAGAGCTACATGGGCGTGCGCGGCAACATGGTGCAGACGGTCTACGACGACCCGCGCACCAACGAGAAGAACGTCTTCGAGTTCCGCGGCGTGGCGCCGCTGACCGCCTATGGCGGCAACGCCGTGACGCGCGTGCAGGCCTACCACCTGGACACGCGCGATGAGGTGCTGGACCCCAAGACGCGCGCGATGGTGCCGAATCCGTCCAAGGGCGAGATCGACTTCGCGCCCGACCTCGGCGTGACCGGCGCCAAGTTCATGCCGCTGGACGTGATGGTGACGACGGCCCGCAAGGAGGTCTCCGTCATCCTCTTCCGGTGCGTGCCGACCGCCATCTACGACCTGGTGGACCAGCAGTCGCTGCGCGCGCTCTCGACCATCGACATCCTGGACGGCGACACCAACGGTGAGCCGCGCATGTACGGGTACGCGATCGACCCGCAGGATCCCGGCCTCGTCGGCTCCTATGTCGAGGATGTCGCGGTCATCTTCTCACAGCCCGGTACCCGCCTGAAGATCATGATGGGCGCTGGGCCGGCTGCCACGCGCCTGCTGCTGATCAACCCCGACAAGCAGAACCCCGAGGGCAGGGGCTACCTGGTTGGGGGGGACCCGAACGAGTCGCAGGACGCGGAGTTGCGCGGCGTGATGCAGATCGGCGAGTTCGACCCCAAGCGCGAGATCGCCCGCGGCGGCGCCATCTACAACACGGCGCTGCACGTTGCCCACGACATGTGGGCGCTCAACAACTACCGAATCAACCGACTGGCGAAGTACCGCATCATCAACGAGGGCATCAACGACCTGCACAAACTGGGCGAGACCACGATCAAGAAGGCGGAGTCCGCGCGCGAGGCCAAGGACTGGGAGCGCTTCGACGCCCTGAGCCGCGCCGCCTGGGGCTACGCCTCGCGCGCCTACCCCGATGTGCAGCGCACGGCCATCGACGTGGTGCAGGGCGTGCTCTTCTACCTGGCCCTGCTGCTGCCGTTCGCTTACTTCATGGAGCGGCTCATCTTCGGGTCCTACGACCTGAAGCGGCAGCTTGGGTACGCCGCTGTGATCTTCTTCCTGATTTTCGGGGTCTTCAGCCAGGTGCACCCGGCCTTCGATATCACGATGAACCCCGTCATCGTGCTCCTGGCGTTCGTGATGCTCGCCCTCTCGTGCATCGTGATCGCCCTGATCGCTGGCAAGTTCGAGGAGCAGCTCAAGCAGATGAACCGCCAGATGTCCGGCGTGCACAAGGCCGACATCGGCCGCGTGTCCGTGGCGTTGGCGGCCTTCAACCTGGGCATCTCCAACATGCGCCGCCGCAAGGCTCGTACGTTCCTGACGTGCATCACGCTGGTGCTGCTGACCTTCACGGTCCTCTCATTCACCTCCGTGGTGCAGACCATGCGGTTCAACCAGGTGCCTGCCCCCGGGGTCCCGCGCTACAACGGGCTCATGATCCGCACCGCCATGTGGGATCAGCTTCAGGAGCCGGCTTACCGCTTGCTGGACGACGATTTCGGCCGATCGAACGCCGTGGCGCCGCGCGCATGGTTCTTCGGCACACAGCTCGGCGAGCAGTCGTTCCTCACGCTCAAACGCGCCGACACGCAGTACGACGCCAAGGCGCTCGTAGGCCTCACGCCGCAGGAGGCCAAGGTCACTCAGCCACAGAAGGCGCTCGTCGCCGGGCGCTGGTTCCAGCCGGGCGACGTGTACACGGTCATACTTCCCGACGAGATCGCCAGCGCGCTTCGCGTGGATCCGCAGGACGTGGGCAAGGCCACGATCTCTTACGCCGGCATCGACTACACCGTGATCGGCATCATGGACACGCAGAAGTTCAAGCGGATCAAGGACCTCGACAACGAGCCCCTGACGCCCGTGGACTTCATCCTGATGCAGAAGCTGACCCGCCAGGGCAAGGGCGGAGGCGAGACCGGCTTCCGCGAGTACACGCACCTTGAGCCGGACTCGGTGTTCTTCATCCCTTACCGGACGGCCACGAACCTGGGCGCGGAGCTTCGCAGCATCGCGATCGACTTCGGCGACGCCGAGCGCGTGACGAAGACGCTCGACCCACTGATGCACCGGCTGGGCCTCAACCTCTACGCTGGCCGCATCCCGACGGACGGCACCCGGCCCACCATCGAGCGGTACTCCTCGATCGCCGCGACCTCCAGCAAGGGCCTGGAGATGGTGTTCTTCCCGGTGCTGATCGCCGCCCTCATCGTCCTCAACACGATGCTGGGCTCGGTGTTCGAGCGCGTCAAGGAGATCCACATCTTCTCCTCCATCGGCCTGGCGCCCTCGCACATCGGCATGCTGTTCATCGCCGAGGCGATGGTCTATGCCATACTGGGCTCCGTGGCGGGCTACCTGCTCGGCCAGCTTGCCACCAAGGTGCTCGTGCTGACCGGCGCGTTTGAGGGCCTCTACCTCAACTTCTCGTCGGTCTCCGCGGTGATGACGACGCTCGTGGTGGTCGGCGTGGTGCTGCTCTCCACGCTCTACCCGGCGCGCAAGGCAGCCGAGGTAGCCACGCCGGCCATCGACCGGACGTGGCGCGTGCCGGAGCCGCAGGGCGACGAGTGGACGATTCCGCTGCCCTTCTCCGTGACCGGCGAGCAGGCTCACGGCCTCAACGGCTTCCTGGCGGAGTGGTTCGCGGCCTACGAGGAGTACAGCATCGGCGACTTCGTGACGCAGAACGTGGAGACGGAGGAGTTCGAGATGGCGGCCACGGGGCAGAACGGGGGCTCGCCGGAGGGGCTCAAACCGGCGCCCGCGGAGGGTCCCGTCTCGGCCACCGTCACCGGTTACCGCATCCGCTGCATGGCCTGGCTGGCCCCGTTCGACCTGGGCGTCAGCCAGAAGGTCGCCATCGAGACGCTGCCCACCGACATGCTCGACGTGTACGACATCCGCGTCGTCATCCACCGTGAGAGCGGCGACATCTCCAACTGGAAGCGCGTGAACCGCCGATTCCTCAACACGCTTCGCAAGCAGTTCCTGATCTGGCGGACCCTCAAGCAGGGCGAGCGCGAGCGTTACCTGGAGGAGGCAGGAGCCGCCGAGGCCACGCCGCCGGCCGGGGCACTACGCCCGCAGCCCGCCGACTGACGACGACGGCGCGGGAGGCCGGACCCACGCACGGGCCGGCCGTCCGATCTCCGAACCGAGGACCGCGCGTGGGCGCCGCCAGCCCCCGCGCGCGGCAAAGACGCACGGAGGACCTGACGCTTGGCCATCGATGACGTAGCCCGCGCACGGGCAATGGTGGAGGAGTCGGCCGTCGAGGAGGGCGAGGCTCCAGCCGCTCCGCAGTTCGAGGAAGGGTTCACCGGCAAGACGATCGTCGGCGCGCTGTTCGTCGGCTTCATCATGCTTCCGGGCGCCCTCTATCTCGGGCTCGTCGCCGGGCAAGGGCTGGGCGCCGCCGCCGAGTGGGTCACCATCGTCCTGTTCGCCGAGGTGATGCGCCGCTCGTTCCTGCCCATGAAGCGGCAGGAGGTCTACATCCTCTTCTACGTCGCGGCCATGCTCTCCAACCTGCTGCTGGCGGATCGCGGCATATCTGGCGGCCCATTCGGCTACCTGATCTGGAACCAGTACTTCCGGCAGGCGCCGCAGGCCGGGCTCGTCGCCAACGACATACCCAACTGGGTCGTGCCGCCGGCAGGCTCCGCAGCGCTCACGCACCGCACGTTCTTCGACAGCGCCTGGATCATCCCGATCGTCCTGCTCGTCGTCGGCGAGGTGCTCGGCCGCCTCAACTGGATGAGCATGGGCTACGTGCTCTTCCGCGTGACGTCCGACGTCGAAAAGCTGCCCTTCCCCATGGCTCCCGTGGCCGCCTCCGGCGCGACCGCCCTGGCGGAAGCGGCCAGCAAGGAGGAATCGTGGCGCTGGCGCGTGTTCTCCGTGGGCACCATGGCCGGCCTCGTCTTCGGGTTCTTCTACGTCGGGATCCCGGTGTTCACCGGCGTCGTCTTCAACAAGGCACTCACGCTCATACCCATCCCGTTCTTCGATCTGACGAGCAGCACGGAGACCATCCTGCCCGGAGCGCTCACCGGCATCTCGGGCGACCTGGGCAAGGTGCTCGTAGGCTTCGTGATCCCCTACCCCATCGTCCTGGGCACCTTTGTCAGCGCGCTGGTGTGCAAGGTGTTCCCGATGCCCAACATCCTCAACGGGTTGGGCGCCTTCGGTGACGCGTCCACCAACGGGTGGACGCGCGGAATGGACGCCATCAACACCCGCATGATCACCGACATCAAGTTCTGGATGTCGGTGGGCATCGGCCTTCAGCTCGCCGTGGCTGCCATCGGCATCGTGCAGGTGGCCAAGGCCCTGATGAGCTTCCGTAGCGAGGTGCGCGGGCGAGGCCTCTTCTCCGTCGTGCCCGCCGGACGCGGCGACGTGGCCATGTGGATTCCGCTGGCCATCTGGTTCGTGATCACCTGCTTCTACATGGTGCTGACCCAGGTGCTGCTCGGGGTCGATGGGCACGGCGGGCAGTTCCCATGGTGGCTCCTCATCTTCTTTGGCCTGGTGTGGACGCCGATCAACTCCTTCATCAGCGCGCGCATGATGGGCCTGACCGGCACCGGAGTCTCCTTCCCCTTCCTGAAGGAGGCCTCCATCATGAAGAGCGGCTACCCGCACGTCGACATATGGTACGCGCCGATTCCGCTGGCGGACTACGGCCCGCTGGCCCAGAGATTTCGTGAGGTCGAGCTGACCAAGACCAGGTTCACGAGCGTGGTGAAGGTGGAGTTCCTGGTGCTCCCCATCTTTCTGAGCGCCTCGTTCCTGTTCTGGGCCTTCTTCTGGCACACGAGCGCGATCCCGTCCTCGCAGCATCCGTATGCCCAGCGCTT is part of the Chthonomonadales bacterium genome and encodes:
- a CDS encoding peptide transporter; the encoded protein is MAIDDVARARAMVEESAVEEGEAPAAPQFEEGFTGKTIVGALFVGFIMLPGALYLGLVAGQGLGAAAEWVTIVLFAEVMRRSFLPMKRQEVYILFYVAAMLSNLLLADRGISGGPFGYLIWNQYFRQAPQAGLVANDIPNWVVPPAGSAALTHRTFFDSAWIIPIVLLVVGEVLGRLNWMSMGYVLFRVTSDVEKLPFPMAPVAASGATALAEAASKEESWRWRVFSVGTMAGLVFGFFYVGIPVFTGVVFNKALTLIPIPFFDLTSSTETILPGALTGISGDLGKVLVGFVIPYPIVLGTFVSALVCKVFPMPNILNGLGAFGDASTNGWTRGMDAINTRMITDIKFWMSVGIGLQLAVAAIGIVQVAKALMSFRSEVRGRGLFSVVPAGRGDVAMWIPLAIWFVITCFYMVLTQVLLGVDGHGGQFPWWLLIFFGLVWTPINSFISARMMGLTGTGVSFPFLKEASIMKSGYPHVDIWYAPIPLADYGPLAQRFREVELTKTRFTSVVKVEFLVLPIFLSASFLFWAFFWHTSAIPSSQHPYAQRFWPLIATFQAMFQTINKPDGPKWVLEGINMGRIGWGMAAGLVLYGAIGLAKLPTLFYYGLIGGVGAWPADVIPMFFGAWLGRRYFAKRFGVDQWTAYAPVLLAGFSCGTGLIAMAAIALSLIAKSVNYLPF
- a CDS encoding ABC transporter permease encodes the protein MVSTRTPTWRSLYWVPVAAFILLVGAPWAGADAAQEYLKLSTAVSSRNLAETVNTLASYGSRVAGYPGDARAADYVERQFREIGLDGIRVGKFPVAVPMDRGASITLGGQTRRIYPLWPNLVRTSQLPPSGLTAPLIYVRNGELSNFNGQDVEGSIVLVDFNSRAEWMNAPRLGARAVVFVAPETTMRGEAEAKFISIPISIPRFWITRADVAPLLAATSGARAPVCTLKCDMPWETRESRNIFGYIQGTDPKMKDQIVVVQGYYDAISVVPTLAPGADSACGIASLLEMARLFKANPPKRTMYFVATSAHFQALQGIREFLDKNMDAWMQPSLAEKAVARENASRTGIWLGAALLVLALWLLSRVARPNPETGKRMNAGSWVLAVFVLVALGLNIGFYASPRDGALRTPPTIYLWAGLDLSSQTRGVGIFYKGWFYDFREDIQGRFSDIARVCRENAEKIGNVLGFDSKKVFADGVNPVDGKNWRNHIPGKPAFDSEVVTMAQGNGVTFASIDDQRALVDTPFDTAERVNISNLAFQTKLLACQMYHIVTDTNEPGDVNAQRMPITEPSKWSRMALQGGFATLHGRVTIFNPKKSFIAYADPMLRNSIAVVRNRTKSYMGVRGNMVQTVYDDPRTNEKNVFEFRGVAPLTAYGGNAVTRVQAYHLDTRDEVLDPKTRAMVPNPSKGEIDFAPDLGVTGAKFMPLDVMVTTARKEVSVILFRCVPTAIYDLVDQQSLRALSTIDILDGDTNGEPRMYGYAIDPQDPGLVGSYVEDVAVIFSQPGTRLKIMMGAGPAATRLLLINPDKQNPEGRGYLVGGDPNESQDAELRGVMQIGEFDPKREIARGGAIYNTALHVAHDMWALNNYRINRLAKYRIINEGINDLHKLGETTIKKAESAREAKDWERFDALSRAAWGYASRAYPDVQRTAIDVVQGVLFYLALLLPFAYFMERLIFGSYDLKRQLGYAAVIFFLIFGVFSQVHPAFDITMNPVIVLLAFVMLALSCIVIALIAGKFEEQLKQMNRQMSGVHKADIGRVSVALAAFNLGISNMRRRKARTFLTCITLVLLTFTVLSFTSVVQTMRFNQVPAPGVPRYNGLMIRTAMWDQLQEPAYRLLDDDFGRSNAVAPRAWFFGTQLGEQSFLTLKRADTQYDAKALVGLTPQEAKVTQPQKALVAGRWFQPGDVYTVILPDEIASALRVDPQDVGKATISYAGIDYTVIGIMDTQKFKRIKDLDNEPLTPVDFILMQKLTRQGKGGGETGFREYTHLEPDSVFFIPYRTATNLGAELRSIAIDFGDAERVTKTLDPLMHRLGLNLYAGRIPTDGTRPTIERYSSIAATSSKGLEMVFFPVLIAALIVLNTMLGSVFERVKEIHIFSSIGLAPSHIGMLFIAEAMVYAILGSVAGYLLGQLATKVLVLTGAFEGLYLNFSSVSAVMTTLVVVGVVLLSTLYPARKAAEVATPAIDRTWRVPEPQGDEWTIPLPFSVTGEQAHGLNGFLAEWFAAYEEYSIGDFVTQNVETEEFEMAATGQNGGSPEGLKPAPAEGPVSATVTGYRIRCMAWLAPFDLGVSQKVAIETLPTDMLDVYDIRVVIHRESGDISNWKRVNRRFLNTLRKQFLIWRTLKQGERERYLEEAGAAEATPPAGALRPQPAD